AGAAATTCATTATGACTTTCCTCTTCTAATGATTCGGCACTGCCTAAAGTTCCAGGCAATATACGAACTACTCCATTAATAACAGTTATTGCAGGAATTTCCCCACCCGTAAGAACAAAGTCTCCAATTGAAATCTCTTCATCAGCTAAAGACCTAATCCTCTCATCAAATCCCTCATAGCTACCACATATCAAAATGAGTTGATCTTCTTTTGACCATCTAGAAAAATCAGATTGAGATATTTTTCTACCTTGTGGAGTCATCAAAAGTATCTTTTTTTTATTGAGTTTTGGAATTTGATCAATTACCGAAAAATAAGGTTCAGGCTTTAAGACCATTCCAGCTCCTCCGCCATAAGGTTCATCGTCAACTTTTCGATAATTATCTATTACATGGTCACGAGGATTGTATATATGAATTGATGCAATCTTCTCCTCAAAAGCCTTTTTTATAAGTCCATGGTTAAAAAAGTTTTTAAATGCTTCTGGGAAAAGGCTTACCACATCAAACCTCAATTTACTCATATGAATTAGCTCCCTTCATAACCAAACTCATTAAGCCGAGAAGATTTACTTCTCCAGTCAGGAACAACTTTAACAAACAATTCTAAATAGACATTCCCATTAATTAAAGTTTGAATTTGCAGTCTCGATTCCTGGCCAATTTTCTTCAACATACTCCCTCCTTTACCAATTAAAATTCCTTTCTGACTTTTTTTCTCAACACAAATAGTTGCAAGGATTCCTGTTGTGGAATTCTCTTTAGATCTTTTTTTCGAAGGTATATCTTCTATTTTATCAATAGAGACTGCAACACTATGCGGAACCTCTTCGCGTGTATTTATTAAAACTTGTTCTCTTATAAATTCAGCCATCAAAAACTTCTCAGGATGGTCACAAGTCATATGACTTGGATACAACTGAGGACCAAAAGGTAGTTTTTCTTCTATTTGATTAATCAATTCATCACATCCTTCTCCTGTAAGAGCGCTACAACAAACAACTGGCCAATTTTTACCCTCAAAAAAATCTAAATATTCCTTCTTTCG
The sequence above is drawn from the Prochlorococcus marinus XMU1408 genome and encodes:
- the era gene encoding GTPase Era, with product MSLGDLNQEGFKSGFIALIGRPNVGKSTLINKFIGEKIAITSPIAQTTRNRLKVILTNKKSQIIFVDTPGIHKPHHLLGERLVQSAKRSIGEVDAVLVIFEANYSPGRGDAFILNLIRNLQIPVIIALNKYDLVTLSQFKERKKEYLDFFEGKNWPVVCCSALTGEGCDELINQIEEKLPFGPQLYPSHMTCDHPEKFLMAEFIREQVLINTREEVPHSVAVSIDKIEDIPSKKRSKENSTTGILATICVEKKSQKGILIGKGGSMLKKIGQESRLQIQTLINGNVYLELFVKVVPDWRSKSSRLNEFGYEGS